Genomic DNA from Cucurbita pepo subsp. pepo cultivar mu-cu-16 chromosome LG13, ASM280686v2, whole genome shotgun sequence:
ttattaatttaacttaaaaaaagtatttaaatattttttgaaatgacttaaaaaaataattttaaatacttaaaaattatctaaaataattttttttaggtggGGATGGAATTTTGGGCTAGATGGGCACATAAACAACTGTGGCATGATACGCTATGGAATATGCACAAGGTAATAGCGCGTTACATTTAAATGTGTGAACTTTCAATCTTAGTTTAATTTGGTtgatctatttttaaaaataaattatttttttttttcatatattttgtgttaaaattttgtaaatgattCAAACTAAACATTTTGATATGAACGGGTGAGGCTAGTCTCATCACAGGGCGAGGGATGGACCGTTTGAATTGAACGATGTGTTTGCAATCATCAACGCGGTGCCTGCCATtgctcttctttcttttggcTTCTTCAATCAAGGCTTCTTCCCCGGTCTATGTTTTGGTGCTGTATGTCTCATCATTAATTTCTACGacattatttgaattttttttttttttttttttttaaataataaaataattaatttgtaaaatgGTCAAAACTGTCGAAGTCCAGGTCAGCTTTGTATGACGTGTCATATTCTGATTCGGCAGGGTTTGGGAATTACGGTGTTTGGAATGGCCTACATGTTCGTCCACGATGGCCTCGTGCACCGTCGTTTCCCTGTGGGTCCCATAGCTGCTGTCCCCTACTTACGACGTGTCGCTGCTGCCCATCATGTAAGTAATTCCCGACATGtcgtttgtttttttgggagttaattttaatttttaattttttttgttgcagaTCCATCATACGGACAAATTCGACGGCGTCCCGTACGGGTTGTTTTTAGGACCCAAGGTTAGTTCCGTCATTTCActcactaatttttttttaattgaataaaaacgacgtcgtttggATTGCTGCAGGAACTGGAAGACGTGGATGGCGAGGAAGAGCTgcagaaagaaattaaaaagagaagcaaagtttacagaaattaaattaaattttctcattatattaataataatcaacAATAGgtggttatttatttattttttaaaatctttatcttcgtgtaattatttttattaacacgGATGCTCGGTTAagctataaatttaatttattatgtaTCAAATCTTCAATCCGttctaaaaaattgtttaatgaATGTATTCTCAtatgttcttaaattttcaaaattatatgttaTATAAAAACCTTAATAGtcgaaaaatataattaaattttaaagtaacaTATANgaattttcaaaattatatgttatataaaaatcttaatagtcgaaaaatataattaaattttaaagtaacaTATAAAGCTGTGAGGTTGtgcttatatatatttggtctCGATCTCATTTAGTTAATCGGAAAAAATCTCTTCACACTTCCTCCTTCATTTTCACGGGCATTgaaatagacatctctaaaTGTTAAGAGTGTCGATATCATATTCAAgctattataatttattaattatagagtagaaattacaaaaaaaataaaaataaaaataaataaataaaataaataataataatggagaagaagaagaaggaagacttggtttttaaaaaagagaagacGTGCAAGTAAAAGAAGGGTAAACAAACACGCCACGTGTCATTTAGTGTGTTTTCAAATTCAGGTCCTTTTCTTGACGACGCGTCGTTCTTTCTTGCACTACTCGTCGTCCCATTCCAACAAACTTCTACGCCAATCACTGAGCCTTTtaaatctctctttttctttttctttttaatcttttcgcaattttaatttcttttttcttccgacttttctttttattatattatattaaattaaaaattacaacaccaacctaactcaatccaaaataatttggttggatttattatttaataaatattatttattttaaaaaaatttataaccacGACAATTGAGCTTAGTCTAAAAGATATTCCAACCAAATTTAACCCAACTACCAGCACTTCTAAACCTTTTCTTGGTTATTATCATGTcatcaattaaataataaaaaatatatttcaaccatataaactaattatgacccatttttgtaatttagtgTACGAtgaattaatattgaaataaataagaaagaaacgtggaatgaaattagaattttatacGTACGAATGCGATTGGTAGCATAatccataataataataataattgttaagCGAACATgtctctccacaatagtagaATATTGTCGACtttggagagagtattctttgtttataaaccatTAATCATTCTCTAAATGAGGTCGGATGgagttgaatttatttatttattattattattttttaattgaagaaGCCTATAACCCAACGTAGCAATTTGAGTGTAAAAACAAACATTAGAGAGCCACAATGTATAAAGGTTAGATAGCTCCTCAAGAGGCTGTGCAAGAAGAACTTGTAGAGGACTACGCAGATCTTGGCCAGCCACCTTACCCAACGCTGGTGGGAAAGTTTCATCACCCCTGCAACACCCATAATGTCATGTTTGTTCATGAAGTTCTATGGCTTAAGGTATCCAAAATGACTTACATTTATGAATTGCTGGATACTGAGCAAGCAAGGAGGTTACCAGCTTCATCATACCCTGATGATTTGTTTACACAATTTGTATGGATTATACTCATTTTATGTGTTGAAATTGCTGGGAGTTATGAGTTGTGTGTACTCACCAAGATGAGATGCCCCGCTTTTACTTGTGGTTCTATTATGATTTGTGCCTTCCTGCATAAGAGTTGCATGTAAGATAGCGAGGAATTGGTTGAGATAGGTATTGAGTTTGTGTGTTGGTTGGTTTACTGTATGGTTCTTTGTTCGTTGTTGATGTCTATGAAGGTGCAACCTTTGGTGAAGGGGATCTTTGTGTTCTTCCATACTGTTGAATGATGACCAAGTTTGTTGATCTATTAGAATCCTAAGAGTTGGAGGGATGATGGTAGATAGAGATGTTCACGAGTGAGGTGGGAGTAGGGAAGTCTTTGTGTCCCTGTCCTCATTGCGGGCGAGACCGAGGCCAAAAATAGAGACGAGAATGTAATCTTCGTCCCAGTCCCCACCGCAGACGAGGCGGAGGCCAAGAACAGGGATAAGAATGTAATTTTTGTCCCTGTCTCCACTGTGGGTGAGGTCGAGACCAAGAACAGGGATATGAATGTAACCTCCGTCCCTATCTCCACACGAGCGAGGCTGAGGCCAAGCATAGAGACGAGAATGTAATTTTTATCCTTGTCCCCACCGCGGGTGAGACCAAGGACAAAAACAGGACGAGAATGTAATCTTTGCCCCTGTCCCCACTGCTGGCGAGGCCAAGGGCAAAAATAGGGACGAGAATGTAATCTTCTTCCCAGTCTCCACTGCGGGTGAGGCCGAGGCCAGGAACATGGACGAGAATGAAATCTTTGTCCTTGTTCCCACTGCAGATGAGGTCGAGGCCAAGAACAGGCACGAGAATGTAATCTCCGTCCCTATCCCCACTGCAAGCGAGGCCTATGCCAAAAACAAGGATGAGAATGTAATCTTCATCCCTATCCCCACCGCAGGCGAGGCCAAGACCAAGAACAGTGACAAGAATGTAATCTTCGTCCCTGTCCCCACCGCAGGTGAGGCTGAGGCGAAGAATAGGGACGAGAATGTAATCTTCGTCCCTGTCCCCATCGTAGGCAAGGCCAAGGCCAAAATCAAGGATGAGAATGTAATCTCTGTCCCTGCCCCCACCACGGGCGAGACCGAGGCTAAAAACAGGGGATGAGAATGTAATCCCCGTCCTTCCTCTCGAAAACAGGGATGAAAATGTAATCTCTGTCCCTGTCCCCATCACGAGTGAGGTCGAGGCAAAGAATAGGGACAAGAATGTAACCTCTGTCCCTGTCCCCACCGCGGGCAAGACCGAGGCTAAAAACACGAACGAGAATGTAATCTCTGTCCCTGTCCCCACCGCAGGCAAGGTAAGGCCAAGGCCAAAAACAGGGACGAGAATGTAATCTCCGTCCCTGCCCCGTTTCACTTACGTCGAAAAATCTCTCCTAACTCTCTCTTGTATTTAAACGTGGATTctaaatagacatctctaatGATAGATAGAAGTACCTAGATGCCAAGTTGCTCCAGCCCGAGACGTGCCACTTTCATAGACGTTACGAAACCTAAACTTCACATCCCGACCCATACTTTGAGTTAGTTCTTCAAAGAACTTGAGAGCAGCCTGCAAGTAGGTTCCATGGACAATCAAGAACAGATTTCTTCTGTACATTCATACTAGTATGAATGACAACACAAAAATACCTCCTTCCCTATAAATGGTTCATCAAACAAGGAGTCCTCAATAAGGCAATCTTCTGACATGTAACTACTCAATTCCTTCAACTTCTTTTCATTGATGCACTCGTACAATTTCCTAACCATTTCTGATGGAGACTTTGAACATGAATCTAAGCTACAACCCGAGCCGTCCTTTAAGCACGACAACACGAAACGGGGCTTAACGTTGGTGGCTAATGTGTAGCTTGTTTTCCTAAGCTTCTTTTGTTGAAACAAATATGAGGGTCTCTTAGGGATGGATGTATATGCAAATGTTCTAAATGGTTGGGAGCCCAAGGTGAGAGCTTGAGGAGGAGGGCTCGTAATAAGGGCCATTGTGAGTATTAGTTCATTGCAGGAGGAGGAATGGATGGGGTCCTCTTATGAAGACTCGCCCAAGAAAGTGCTTTAAAGGAACTACAAAAGGGTTCAAAGATGGTGCCATTTTGGTGCAAATGGGTTAGGAATATCACTCATTTTGCCTTGGGAGCTAAGCAAAGAAGCTTTTCTCTTATATGGTTTGGTTAACTTGAAAATGTTCGTTCAATGGTggataacaaaacattttttataaatggtagAAATCTTTCCGAAATAAACGAGTTTTGAAACTGTGAAACTTTGATGTGTAATAAGCCAAaggagacaatatctactatcaTGGCTCATGCTATTACAAATGTATCAAGGTCAGACATcgagtggtgtgctagcgagaacgttgggctcGCAGGCCGAGATGGTGAATTGACCCAAAATGACTTTtaaagtcatttttttttaattacctTTACtctaattattatgaaaaatgatgtttaaccattttatttgattttttaaaaaggttacttttcaatatatatatatatatatatatatatatatatatatatatatatatatatatatatatatatatatcctacCCTAAATATNNNNNNNNNNNNNNNNNNNNNNNNNNNNNNNNNNNNNNNNNNNNNNNNNNNNNNNNNNNNtatatatatatatatatatatatatatatatatatatatatatatatgtatatatatatatataattcctACCCTAAATATtgttaaaacaataatataattaaatttatggtaGTCTATTAATTTCACTTTTAAGTTAAACAGTTATTTAACTGGATTAAAAAGTCATTTTCTcgtaattaatattgatttttctcttaattaccTTAAGCCGGTATTATTATATCCAAAAATACGACCTAAATTTATAGGGT
This window encodes:
- the LOC111808948 gene encoding beta-carotene 3-hydroxylase 1, chloroplastic-like isoform X3 translates to MATGISAVATAAPYRRLIQRPAKAPPPANRVPWRCFAKQSTRRLSMVKKKSGVSEVEMVKDLKVIVEEKMGRKKAERDAYLVAAIVSSFGITSMAAIAVYYRFSWQLKVGMEFWARWAHKQLWHDTLWNMHKSHHRARDGPFELNDVFAIINAVPAIALLSFGFFNQGFFPGLCFGAGLGITVFGMAYMFVHDGLVHRRFPVGPIAAVPYLRRVAAAHHIHHTDKFDGVPYGLFLGPKELEDVDGEEELQKEIKKRSKVYRN
- the LOC111808948 gene encoding beta-carotene 3-hydroxylase 1, chloroplastic-like isoform X2 gives rise to the protein MATGISAVATAAPYRRLIQRPAKAPPPANRVPWRCFAKQSTRRLSMVKKKSGVSEVEMVKDLKVIVEEKMGRKKAERDAYLVAAIVSSFGITSMAAIAVYYRFSWQLKGGDFPVLEMFGTFALSVGAAVGMEFWARWAHKQLWHDTLWNMHKSHHRARDGPFELNDVFAIINAVPAIALLSFGFFNQGFFPGLCFGAGLGITVFGMAYMFVHDGLVHRRFPVGPIAAVPYLRRVAAAHHIHHTDKFDGVPYGLFLGPKELEDVDGEEELQKEIKKRSKVYRN
- the LOC111808949 gene encoding uncharacterized protein LOC111808949 translates to MALITSPPPQALTLGSQPFRTFAYTSIPKRPSYLFQQKKLRKTSYTLATNVKPRFVLSCLKDGSGCSLDSCSKSPSEMVRKLYECINEKKLKELSSYMSEDCLIEDSLFDEPFIGKEAALKFFEELTQSMGRDVKFRFRNVYESGTSRAGATWHLVWKNTKIPFTKGCTFIDINNEQRTIQKAQIIIEPQVKAGHLILGMMKLVTSLLAQYPAIHKWVMKLSHQRWVRWLAKICVVLYKFFLHSLLRSYLTFIHCGSLMFVFTLKLLRWVIGFFN